The Bacteroidota bacterium genome contains the following window.
TATCTGCTCCCTTGATGACAATGAAGCGGAGACTTTCAAGAAAGTAACGGGCCGGGAAAATCATGGATATTCCCTGAAGCACCGGGTGCATGGATTCAAGTGGGAACATAAAGCCAGACAGAAGCAAAGTGGGAAGCACCGATATGAATGTTGCCGCCAGAAAGGCCACCTGCTGATTGGGCGCCACAGTAGAAACCACCAGACCGAGAGCCAATCCGCCAATGAGAAACAGAATCAGTACAAAAAACAATTCGATGTGGCTGCCCTTGACCGTTGCACCAAAGAGAATGTAGCCAAAAGTGAGAATGGCATAAGCGGCCACAATGGAAATAAGCAGATAGGGAAGGGTTTTTCCGATAATCAGTTCAATGGGCCGAAGAGGTGAAATCATCAGTTGTTCCAGGGTCCGGCGTTCCCGTTCCCTTACCACCGAAACGGCTGTTGAGATTACTGCCGTGATCATAAGAATATATACCACCAATCCGGGCACCAGATAGACCGAACTTTTTAATTCGGGGTTGTACCAGATGCGTGCCCTGATATCGAGAGGAAGATCGAGGTGCATACCCCGGCTGTTCAGAAAATCCTGACGAATCTCCTGATTCACCGATCCGACTATCTGTTCAATGTAGGTTTTGATCAGTGTGGCTTCATTGGCATTTGATCCGTCAATTAAAATCTGAACAGGCGCCCGACGTTTGGCCAGTAAATCAGCCGAATAGCCAGAGGGAATGATGATGACACTGGTTGCCTTGCGGCTGTCGAGTAACCATTCGGCTTCGTGAGTGTTATTCACCTGCGGACCGGGACCGAAAAAGTCGGTCTGGTACAACGCCTCAATCAATGCACGGGAGGCAGGGGTTTTATCCTCATCCAATACCGACAAGGGTGATTCAGATACGTCAAAAGTGAGGGCATATCCAAACATGATCAGCATAAAGACGGGCAGGAAAATGAGGATACCCAGACTTCGTTTATCCCGGCTGATCTGAATAAATTCCTTCCGAACCATGGCCGCGATCCGGTGACGTGCCCGCGAGGGTGTTTTCATGCCGGTAACTCCTTCCTGCTCGATTCAATCAGGTGGATAAACACATCTTCCAGGCTGGGAACGATGACCTCGAGGGATTTAACCACGATTCCAGACCCGGTCAGGGTGGTGGTAATGTCACCTCTGATCCTGTCGGTGAACCGTTCACCCTCCTTGAGCATAATGTGGAGATGAAGCCCGAATACCGAGGTTTCACTGACGACTGGAAGCGAGTTAATCACAGTCATAGCCTCCAGTGGCTGATCGGTGAGCAGTTCGAGGGAAACGGATTTCATTTCACGGGTTTTCAGTTCCTGCGGAGAACCGAGTGCAATCAGCCGTGCATTGTAAATCAGACCAATCGTGTGGCAATATTCGGCTTCATCGAGAAAATGCGTGGTGACAAATACGGTGGTTCCTGCAGCAGACACCTGATCGATAATCGACCAGAAATTGCGGCGCGAAACCGGATCGACTCCACCGGTCGGTTCATCCAGAAAAATCACATCGGGTTCATGGACCATGGAGGCAGCCAGTGCGAGCCGCTGTCTGATTCCACCCGGCAACCCGGCCACCATGCGGTTTTCGTATCCGGTCAGTTGCACCAGATCGAGAAAGTGACGGATTCTGGTTTGCCGGACCTCGGACGGCACTTTGTATAACGTGGACCAGAATTCCATGTTTTGCTGAACGGTGAGGTCCTGATACAGACTGAACCGCTGGCTCATGTAACCGATCCGTGTTTTAATCCGCTCTGCTTGGTTCCGGATGTCCAGACCGGCCACAGTCCCATTTCCTCCGGACGGATTCAGCAAGCCACACAACATCCGGATGGTGGTGGACTTTCCTGAACCATTCGGTCCGAGGAAGCCGAAAATTTCACCCTTTTTTACCGTGAAGCTGACATCATCCACAGCCTTGAAGGTGCCGAAATGCCGGCTGAGGTGGTCGACGGATATGGAAACCGGTGCATTCATCAGAGCAACCGTCCCCAGGCTTTTGCCTGAACCAACCGGTCGGTCATCCAGTTTATCCGGGCAGCCTCGGCCTGAAGTGCGGCTTGTGTGGCCTGTACATCGGCATCGAGCAGATCGGCAACCGGAATCAGTCCGGCGCGAAACTGATTGGCAACCTGTTCTGCACGTTTCCGGGTCTGTTCTGAGAGCAATTGCATCACAGCCACCAGTTTTTCCGAACGCGCCAGTGCTGCATCGGCTGCCTGTTGTTCCAGTGTGATGGACTTCCTCAGTAGTGATTCCTGGAGATCCATCTGATTTCTGGCCAGATCGGCCTGCTGAGTTTGCAGAAACCGGGTATTCCATGTCCAGATTTCATAGGAAAGGACCAGAGAGACATCCCAGGTGGATTTCCATGCCTGCTCAACCGGGAAATACCGCGGGTTCGGATTGGCCAGATCATAGTTGGCCTGTAAAGCAATGGTGGGAAACCAATCGGACCGGGCCACTTTTATTTGCTCTGAAATGGCCGATTTCCGGAAGGTCAATCCAGAAAGTTCAGGTCTTTCGGAAGGCTGGGGTGAAAGGACCGGTATTTCCATGGGTGCCAGTGTTCCGGTGAAAGCTGTTGAACTTCCAAGCCATTGACCCAGACCAAGCCGGGCAACCTGTAACCGATCAGCCGCATAGATGGCCTCGGCTTCCGTTTCCGTTTTTTTAACGCGGATGGCGAGTACTTCGGTTTCGGTCAGGAGTCCCTGGGCGGCCATGGATTCTGCATCGGAGAGTCGTTTAGTCAATAAATTGACAAGTTGACTGGTCAATTCCACCTGTTTTTCTGCGAGGAGAACCTGTCCGTAGGCACGGGTAACCTGAAGGGACAGTTCCTGCTGACGGGTTTTAACGTCCATGCCGGCTGCTTTGGCCTGCCATTCAGCTGCCTGTTCGGCGGCGGTCAGTTTGAAGCCGGTGAAAAGGGGTTGGGTCAACGTTAAACGGAAAGCGGCTGCATCTTCAATGGATTCGGATACCACCCGGTTTATGGTTCCGACCGGCGGCGGAAGGGTGAGTGAAATCGCGAAAGGATCCACTTCGGACTGACGGGTGAACCGGCCGGATGCTTTCAGGGAAGGTAAGCGATTATTGAAGGCCTGATCAGACGTCAGGGCTGCCGATTCGGCTTTGAGTTGTTCTATGCGGATTTGCTCATGAGCGGCCCGTGCTTTTTCAATGGCTTCGGGCAGGGAAAGCGTGGATTGGGAGTGCCCGGGAATGGCTGAAAAGAGCAGAAGTGCTGCTAAAATTCCGGGGAAAGAGAATCCACGGGTCTGATGTATTTTCTGGTGGCTTCGACTCCGCTCAGCCACCGGGTTCCCGGTAGCTTCCCCGATTGTATCGGGGTAAACAACCACCTCAGCCACCGGGTTAAATAACTTCAGGGAATCCGACTTGGTAATTTTATTCCGTACTATACCTTCTGACTTCTGAATTCTGAATTCTGAATTCTTCCTTTTCATCCTTTCTTCTCCGCCAATTGATGAATAAAAATGGTTTCCATGGTTGGTTCGGTTTCTCGCCAGTGAGAAATGGTAATCTGGTGACTTTCAACACGGCTGATGAGGGGAAGGGGATCCTCATCCGTTGGGAGCAGCAACTGAACCCGTTCGCCCAGTAAATGGGATTCATACTCTGAAAAATAAGTCTGTAACACCGATTGCAGCCGGCGCGGATCGTTGGGGATCATTTCAAGCAGTTTCCGGTTCAGCTGACGACGCAGCATTTCGGGAGAGGCAACAGCAAGCAGTGAACCCTGATTCATGAGCGCGACCCGGTGACAACGTTCTGCTTCATCCATGTACGGGGTTGCGACCAGAATGGTCAGCCCCTGGCGGATCAGGTCGGAGAGAATTTTCCAGAAATCGCGCCGGGAAATGGGATCGACTCCAGTGGTCGGTTCATCGAGGATGATCAGGCTGGGGTGGTGAATCAATGTACAGGCAAGGGCCAGTTTCTGCTTCATTCCACCCGAGAGCTGACCGGCCAGCCGGTTACCAAATTCAGACATCCGTGTGAATGCCAGTAATTCCCGTTTGCGTGATTCATGATCGGTTACACCGTGAATCGCAGCAAAAAAATCGATGTTTTCGTTCACCGTCATGTCTTCATACAAAGAAAACTGCTGGCTTAAATAACCCACCTGATCCTTGATCACCAGCGGATTTTTCACCCGGTCTTCTCCAAGCACCGTGAACGTTCCTTCATCCGGATTCAAAAGACCCAGAATGCTGCGGATCAGAGTGGTTTTTCCGGCGCCATCGGGTCCGATCAGCCCAAAAAGTTCACCGGGTTTTACCGACAAAGCCACCCGGTCAAGGGCCTGGACTGCACCGAACCGATGTGAACAGGGTGTGATGGTTAAGGCCGACACGGTTATTCCGATTTGCGGTTGATAAAGGCGTCGCCAGGCATGCCTGCTTTTAGAGCACCATTGTAATTCGGAACATCGAGGCGTGCTTCGAACACCAGCTTCACGCGGTCATCGCGCGATTGAATATTTTTCGGTGTGAATTCGGCCGTTGGGGACAGGTAGCGGATAATGCCGGTAAAAGCCCGGTCCTCAAAGGAATCCACTCTGATGGTCACTGAATCACCCAGCTGAACGAGTCCCAGATCGGGTTCTCTCAGATAGACGCTCATGGTCAGAATCTGGTTGCTGGTGACCAGGGCCACCTGAGATCCTGGTTGAACCAGTTCGCCGGGATCGACAGACACCGTGCTGACGAGGCCGGATTGCATGGCTCTGATTCTGCAATCAGACAGTTTTTTCCGGGCAAGCATCCATTGGGCTTCAGCCTGATCGGCCCTGGCCTGGGCCATGTCGATGTCCTCACGGCGGGCGCCCCGAACCAGTTTATTCCAGCTTTCTTCGGCCTGCTGAAAGGTTGCTTTGGCCACCTCGAGCCGGGTCGACGCGTCATCGGCTTGTTTCTGTGAGGCGGATTGGGTTTTCAGAAGTCCGGCAAGGCGGTCATGGTCGCGTTGTGCGGCGGTCAGGTTAGCACGGGCCGCTTCCTTTGCTTCTGCAGCCACCCGGATGTCTTCGCGACGGGCTCCATTCTGAATCAGGTCGAGTGCGGCCCTTGCCTGTCGGTAAACTGCATGAGCCTGAAGGACATTCAGGTAGTAGTCTGTGGTATCGATCTGAAGAATCACCTCACCAGCCCGGATTGAATCACCTTCGGATTTCAGAACAGATTTGACCAGGCCGGCCACTTGTGAACTGACGATCTGATCGTTTCCTTCCAGCGTACCGGTCACTTCAATGGTGTCGCCATTGTCACAGGCGATGGCGAGAGGAAACAGGGCAGCGAGTAAGCAGAATCGTTTCATGGATGAGTCTCCGTTTTCCTTAAAATTCCAAATAGAAATAGATCATGAAGCTGGGTGAAGGCCGTTTTGGGTGAATGGGGGGAGTTGATCAGATAAGCCGGTACCATGATGGTATTAACCACAGCCAGAAACGCATCGATGGCCAGGGTGGCGTCAATTTCCTGACGGATCAGACCTTGTGCCTGACCCTCCTTCAGCAAAGTGGTGAGCCGGCTGCGGATGTTATGCTC
Protein-coding sequences here:
- a CDS encoding ABC transporter permease, with protein sequence MKTPSRARHRIAAMVRKEFIQISRDKRSLGILIFLPVFMLIMFGYALTFDVSESPLSVLDEDKTPASRALIEALYQTDFFGPGPQVNNTHEAEWLLDSRKATSVIIIPSGYSADLLAKRRAPVQILIDGSNANEATLIKTYIEQIVGSVNQEIRQDFLNSRGMHLDLPLDIRARIWYNPELKSSVYLVPGLVVYILMITAVISTAVSVVRERERRTLEQLMISPLRPIELIIGKTLPYLLISIVAAYAILTFGYILFGATVKGSHIELFFVLILFLIGGLALGLVVSTVAPNQQVAFLAATFISVLPTLLLSGFMFPLESMHPVLQGISMIFPARYFLESLRFIVIKGADISAYWHDVLALFIFLLVMVNVARIKLNSIFR
- a CDS encoding ABC transporter ATP-binding protein produces the protein MNAPVSISVDHLSRHFGTFKAVDDVSFTVKKGEIFGFLGPNGSGKSTTIRMLCGLLNPSGGNGTVAGLDIRNQAERIKTRIGYMSQRFSLYQDLTVQQNMEFWSTLYKVPSEVRQTRIRHFLDLVQLTGYENRMVAGLPGGIRQRLALAASMVHEPDVIFLDEPTGGVDPVSRRNFWSIIDQVSAAGTTVFVTTHFLDEAEYCHTIGLIYNARLIALGSPQELKTREMKSVSLELLTDQPLEAMTVINSLPVVSETSVFGLHLHIMLKEGERFTDRIRGDITTTLTGSGIVVKSLEVIVPSLEDVFIHLIESSRKELPA
- a CDS encoding TolC family protein, which translates into the protein MAEVVVYPDTIGEATGNPVAERSRSHQKIHQTRGFSFPGILAALLLFSAIPGHSQSTLSLPEAIEKARAAHEQIRIEQLKAESAALTSDQAFNNRLPSLKASGRFTRQSEVDPFAISLTLPPPVGTINRVVSESIEDAAAFRLTLTQPLFTGFKLTAAEQAAEWQAKAAGMDVKTRQQELSLQVTRAYGQVLLAEKQVELTSQLVNLLTKRLSDAESMAAQGLLTETEVLAIRVKKTETEAEAIYAADRLQVARLGLGQWLGSSTAFTGTLAPMEIPVLSPQPSERPELSGLTFRKSAISEQIKVARSDWFPTIALQANYDLANPNPRYFPVEQAWKSTWDVSLVLSYEIWTWNTRFLQTQQADLARNQMDLQESLLRKSITLEQQAADAALARSEKLVAVMQLLSEQTRKRAEQVANQFRAGLIPVADLLDADVQATQAALQAEAARINWMTDRLVQAKAWGRLL
- a CDS encoding ABC transporter ATP-binding protein, whose product is MSALTITPCSHRFGAVQALDRVALSVKPGELFGLIGPDGAGKTTLIRSILGLLNPDEGTFTVLGEDRVKNPLVIKDQVGYLSQQFSLYEDMTVNENIDFFAAIHGVTDHESRKRELLAFTRMSEFGNRLAGQLSGGMKQKLALACTLIHHPSLIILDEPTTGVDPISRRDFWKILSDLIRQGLTILVATPYMDEAERCHRVALMNQGSLLAVASPEMLRRQLNRKLLEMIPNDPRRLQSVLQTYFSEYESHLLGERVQLLLPTDEDPLPLISRVESHQITISHWRETEPTMETIFIHQLAEKKG
- a CDS encoding efflux RND transporter periplasmic adaptor subunit, yielding MKRFCLLAALFPLAIACDNGDTIEVTGTLEGNDQIVSSQVAGLVKSVLKSEGDSIRAGEVILQIDTTDYYLNVLQAHAVYRQARAALDLIQNGARREDIRVAAEAKEAARANLTAAQRDHDRLAGLLKTQSASQKQADDASTRLEVAKATFQQAEESWNKLVRGARREDIDMAQARADQAEAQWMLARKKLSDCRIRAMQSGLVSTVSVDPGELVQPGSQVALVTSNQILTMSVYLREPDLGLVQLGDSVTIRVDSFEDRAFTGIIRYLSPTAEFTPKNIQSRDDRVKLVFEARLDVPNYNGALKAGMPGDAFINRKSE